One genomic region from Xenopus laevis strain J_2021 chromosome 2L, Xenopus_laevis_v10.1, whole genome shotgun sequence encodes:
- the rpl8.L gene encoding 60S ribosomal protein L8-like, whose amino-acid sequence MGRVIRGQRKGAGSVFKAHVKHRKGAAKLRAIDFAERNGYIKGIVKDIIHDPGRGAPLAKVAFRDPYRFKKRTELFVAAEGIHTGQFVYCGKKAQLNIGNVLPVGTMPEGTIVCCVEEKPGDRGKIARASGNYATVISHNPETKKTRVKLPSGSKKVISSANRAIVGVVAGGGRIDKPILKAGRAYHKYKAKRNCWPRVRGVAMNPVEHPFGGGNHQHIGKPSTIRRDAPAGRKVGLIAARRTGRLRGTKTVQEKEN is encoded by the exons ATGGGACGTGTAATCAGGGGAcagagaaaaggtgcaggctctGTTTTTAAAGCCCACGTCAAACACAGAAAGGGTGCTGCTAAGCTCCGGGCTATCGACTTTGCTGAAAGAAATGGCTACATCAAGGGTATTGTGAAA GACATTATCCATGATCCAGGCCGTGGCGCTCCTCTTGCTAAGGTTGCATTCCGTGATCCTTACAGGTTTAAAAAGAGGACAGAGTTGTTCGTTGCAGCTGAGGGAATCCATACTGGACAGTTTGTGTACTGTGGCAAGAAAG CTCAGCTGAACATTGGCAATGTACTCCCTGTTGGCACCATGCCCGAAGGCACCATTGTCTGTTGTGTGGAGGAGAAACCAGGTGATCGTGGCAAAATTGCCCGGGCCTCTGGTAACTATGCCACAGTTATCTCCCACAATCCTGAAACAAAGAAAACCAGAGTGAAGTTGCCCTCTGGATCCAAGAAGGTCATCTCATCTGCTAACAGAGCTATTGTTG GTGTTGTTGCTGGAGGTGGTCGTATTGACAAACCTATCCTGAAGGCAGGTCGTGCCTACCATAAATACAAGGCAAAGAGAAACTGCTGGCCACGTGTCCGTGGTGTGGCTATGAAC CCTGTTGAACATCCCTTCGGTGGTGGTAACCATCAACACATTGGTAAGCCCTCAACCATCAGGAGAGATGCCCCAGCTGGTCGCAAAGTTGGTCTTATTGCTGCTCGTCGTACCGGTCGTCTGCGTGGTACAAAGACAGTGCAggaaaaggagaactaa